The Curtobacterium poinsettiae DNA segment CGAAGCCCGACAGCGGGACGACCTTCTGCGTGTTCGGCGCGACGACGATGCCGGTGGTCCCGGGCGCGCTGACCGTCCCCGAGCCGTCGAAGATCGTCAGGTCGACCGTGGCGTTCACGTCGGTCGGGTTCGAGAGCGTGACGAGGCTCGTCCGACCGGTCTCCGTCGAGCCGCCGACGAGCCACGTGGACTGGGTCGGGTCGTCGCACGAGGCAGCGCCCGCCCCCACCAGGTCGCCGCTCGAGACGCTCTGGAAGCTGCTGCCCGCGACCTGCGGCGTCGTCTCGCCAGCGGGGGCCGTCAGGAGCCGGGGGTCGCTGCCGCCGGTGGTGGAGGGGTCGAGCGAGGACCGCTCGACCGTCGAACCGGTCGTCGCCGTCGCGACGGTCGCGGTACCGACGGTGCTCGCCTGCGTCGCGTCGTTGCCGGCGTCGTCGGACAACCGCAGCGCACTGCCGGCGCAGACGCGCTCGGCGGCCGCGGGGACCGGCGTCACGGTGCGCCCGGCCGGTCGACCCGGTTCGGACTCGGTGCCGATGGCGTGAGCCGCGGTGACGGCACCCGCGGCGACGACGACGGCGACGGCCGTGGCGGTGCCGCGGACGATCCAGCGCCGGACCGAGGACGGGTTGGTGCTCATTCGTCGCGCTCCTCGTCGAAGGTGGTGGCGGGTTCCTCGGCCTCGATGACGTTCGAGGTGGCACGGCGGCGGCGCGGGGCCGTCGGGACCGCGAGCAGGGCCGCGGCGCCGAAGACCACGCCGAGCACGACGAGGTACAGCACGTGGGTGGCCTGGGTCGCCGCGGAGCCGGAACGGGTGCGGTCGACCTCGCCCTCGTAGTGGAACAGCTGCCCGTTGGTGGTCTCGCCGATGCTCGTGAAGAGCGCGTTCTGGCCGATCGCACCGGCGGCCCGGTCGTGCACCGTCTGCGCCTCGGGGTCGTCACCGGCGTCGTCGATGAGCACGAAGCTCACGCCGAGCTCGCGGAGCGCCGGCCGGGGGTCGTACCCGCTGCGGCTCGCCAGGTTGCCGGCGAGCGTGGTCAGCCGGGCGCCGGACTCGCTCAGCCGGAGTGCGGTCGCGTCGAGCGTCGACTGGTCGTCCAGGGTGGACCCCTGCCCGCGCTCGAGCGTGACGGCGAGCGAACCGTCGTCCTGCGGGACGACCACGAGCGTGCCGACGTCGGGGTTCGCCTGGGCCTCGGCGTTGACGTACGCGCTGAGCACCCGGCCGGTGGTCGGCTCGATCGTGGCGGTGCCGAGGTAGAACGCCGCGAAGGCCGGAGCCACGGCCACGCCGGCGAGCACGGTCGCGACGAGCCCGGTGACCGGAGCGGCCTTCGGCAGCACGTCGATGCCGATGCAGGCCGCGACCACGAGGGCGAGCCAGTACACGGACAGACCGCTGCCGGGCCAGACGATGGTGGTGGTCGAACCGACACCGGTGACCGTGACGTGGGTGGCGGCGAAGGCCGTGGCGAAGCCGAGGAGCGCGATGACGAGTGCCGAGCCCGCGACCGCCCAACGGTGGCCGAGCATCGCCCCGATCGCGGCGGCGGCCACGGGGAGCGCGAGGACGGCCATCACGATCGGCAGGACCATCGCGACCAGCGCGAGTCCGGACGTCGCGGGGAGCCAGCCGCTCCAGTCGGGCAGGGGCTGCCCGATGGCCAGCTGGAGCGCGGACGGCGCCCGGGTCGCGGACGGCGCGCCCGGGTCGGCGAACACCGCGAGCAGGTTGCCGCGTGCCGCCTGCGCCAGGATCAGCGGCAGGAAGAGCACCGCGGTCGGCACCGGGATGAACAGACGACGGTGGGCACGGCGCCAGCCGACCAGGAGCGCCACGAGCCAGCCGACCAGCAGGACCGGCAACAGTGACGGTGCCGAGGCGGCGACGACGGCGAACAGGAGCGACGCACCAGAGGCCCAGGCCCACGAGCGGTGCGCCTCGAGCACGGCGACGAACAGCCACGGCAGCACCAGGTGCGCGATCACGGCGCCGAGGTGTCCGGTCGTCACCGCGCCGACGAGCGACGGGGCGATCGCGTACAGCGACGCACCGATGACCGGCGCCCAGGTGCGGGTCGTGACCTTGCGGACCGCGAACCAGGCGCCCAGTGCGGACAACGGGAACGCGACGAGCATGACGAGCACGACCGCGGTGGAGGGCGACCAGAACACGATCGAGCCGAGCACGGCGAGCACCGCGGCGAAGGGGTCGGACGGGCCGGTGAAGCCCGTGCCGAGCGAGTGGAAGCCGTACCCGACGTTCTGCCAGAGCTGTCCCGGGGTCGCGGAGAGCGGCAGGAGTCCCCCGCCGGTCAGGGCCGGCGACCCGAGCAGCGGGTAGAGCGTCACGACGCTGAGGACCGCGGCGGCCAGGACCACCCAGATGCCGCCGTCGCTCAGGAACGACGCCCGGGCGATCGGGGCGTCCTCCGCCCGGGCGAGTTCGACGTCCCGCGAGGTGGTGCGGTGTTCGTGCACACGACGCCAGCTCACGCGGAGCGGTTCGACCGCCGCCCAGCCGAGCTTCTTCGTGCGGGCGAGGTTCTTGCGCGCGCGCCCCGTGCCACCACCGAACGCGACGGCGAACGCGGCGGAGAGCTCGGGGACCACGGCGGCGGGGTGCTTCGCGACGAGGTGACCGAGCGCGCGGCCGATCGCGAACGGCACGAGCGTGAGCCAGTGCAGCCAGACCAGCGCGGCGGGCGCGTACGTCATCCGACGGTGCAGCTGCGCCTGCCGGTGCATCCGGACGCGCCGCGCCTCGGACACGCGCTTGCGACCGAACTCCTCGATCGGTCCCGCGCTGGTGACCCTGGCCTCCGGCACGAGGGCGACGCGGTGCCCGGCGAGGCGGACCCGCACCGAGAAGTCGAGGGCCGCGTCGACGTCCGGCAGCGCCGGGTCGAAGCCGCCGAGCTCGTTCCAGACCGAGCGACGCACGAGCATGCCGCCCGCGGCGACACCGAGCACGTCGGTGTTGCGGTCGTGCTGGCCCTGGTCGAGTTCGTCCTGCACCAGCACGATCGACCGGCCGAAACGGGTCATGCTCTCGCCGAAGTCGCGGATGACCGAGGGATCGTCGTCGGCGACGAGCTTCGGACCGGCGACGACGACCGACGGCGCGATCTCGACGGCGGACAGCAGGTCGGCGAGCGCGGTTGGTGCCGGCGCATTGTCGTGGCCGAGGATCCACAGCCACTCGTCGACCGGCTCGTCGGTCGCCGCTGGTGGCGCGCTGCGTTCGCCCTGTCGGACGGCGTCACCGAACGCGGTGCCGGCGGGCAGCCGGACGAGCTGGGCAGACCCGCCGAAGGACAGTTCGGCGGTCGATCCGTCGGTCGTGCCGACGTCGACGACCACCAGATTCTCGGGGTGGCGGGTCTGGGCGGCGAGCGCGTCCAGGGTCCGGTCGAGGTGGGCCGCCCCGTTGGCGGCGACGAGGATCGCGGTGACTCTGGGCTGCATGACGGGCGTCACTCTACGGTCTGGAGGCGCGGTGTCGGCTGCGGACGGCGGCGCGCCGTGAACCTTTGGATGCGCTCACTGCACGGTGCGGGACGGGCGGAGGTGGCCGCCTTCCGGCGCCTTCGTCGCAGGCTCCTCAGGGGCGCAGTCGCACGGCGCTGGCGCGCCGAGAACGCTCCTACGCCCGTTTCCGCAGCTTGCGGCGTTCGCGCTCGGAGAGGCCGCCCCAGATGCCGAAACGTTCGTCGTTCTCGAGCGCGTACTCGAGGCACTGCGCCCGGACCTCGCACGAGGTGCAGATCTTCTTCGCCTCGCGCGTGGAGCCGCCCTTCTCGGGGAAGAACGCCTCGGGGTCGGTCTGCGCGCAGAGCGAGTCGACCTGCCAGGCGAGCGGGTTCTCCTCGTCGTCGGTCTCCGGACGTCGGACTCCCGGGACGCCGAGCGCCACGGGATCGACGTGCCAGTCCTCCGGAACTCCGGCGTGGAACTCGGAACCGTTCACCCTGATCACCCCTGCCGCCTCGACAACGAACCCCAACTCTTGCGGCCGTTGCCTGTAATTACAGCGGTGTCATTCGCCTGAGTCAAGTCGCGGATCATAGAAGGCACTGACCGCTCCAGCGTGTCATGTCCCCCGTTTGGGCGTGTCGGACCGCTCGGGTGGGCGTTCCGGGGGACAACTGACTCGTCCTCAGGCGCTCAGGAGGCGCTGCGACGGGCCTCCCAGGCGCTCGACACCATCTCGTCCAGGGAGTGCCGCATGGCCCACTCGAGGTCACGGGCGGCGGCTTCGCCGGTCGCGACGATGCGGGCCGGGTCGCCGGGGCGTCGCGGCGCGATCTCGGGCTCGAAGGCGATCCCGGTGCCCGCCGCCATGGCGTCCATGATCTGCCGGACGCTCACGCCGTCGCCACTGCCGAGGTTGTAGGCGCGCTCGAGCGGGTCCCCCGCCTCGAGCTTCCGCGCGGCCACCGCGTGCGAGTGCGCCAGGTCGGCCACGTGCACGTAGTCGCGCACGCAGGTGCCGTCCGGGGTGGCGTAGTCGTCGCCGTTGATCCGCGGCGTCCGGCCGGCGAGCAGCGCGTCGAAGACCAACGGGAACAGGTTGTGCGGGCTGGCGTCGTACAGGTCGGGCTCCCCCGAGCCGACGACGTTGAAGTACCGGAGCGACGTGGTGGTGAAGCCCGCGGCGACCTCCATGTCGCGCAGCAGCCACTCGCCGATGAGCTTCGACTCGCCGTAGGGCGACTCCGGGTTCTTCGGGGTGGACTCGACCACGGTCTCGACGTCCGGCGTGCCGTAGACCGCCGCGCTCGACGAGAAGACCGCCTTGGTGACGCCGGTCTCGGCCATGGCGCGCAGCAGGGTCGCCATGCCGGTGACGTTCTGCTCGTAGGTGTGCAGCGGGCGCTCG contains these protein-coding regions:
- a CDS encoding glycosyltransferase, whose protein sequence is MQPRVTAILVAANGAAHLDRTLDALAAQTRHPENLVVVDVGTTDGSTAELSFGGSAQLVRLPAGTAFGDAVRQGERSAPPAATDEPVDEWLWILGHDNAPAPTALADLLSAVEIAPSVVVAGPKLVADDDPSVIRDFGESMTRFGRSIVLVQDELDQGQHDRNTDVLGVAAGGMLVRRSVWNELGGFDPALPDVDAALDFSVRVRLAGHRVALVPEARVTSAGPIEEFGRKRVSEARRVRMHRQAQLHRRMTYAPAALVWLHWLTLVPFAIGRALGHLVAKHPAAVVPELSAAFAVAFGGGTGRARKNLARTKKLGWAAVEPLRVSWRRVHEHRTTSRDVELARAEDAPIARASFLSDGGIWVVLAAAVLSVVTLYPLLGSPALTGGGLLPLSATPGQLWQNVGYGFHSLGTGFTGPSDPFAAVLAVLGSIVFWSPSTAVVLVMLVAFPLSALGAWFAVRKVTTRTWAPVIGASLYAIAPSLVGAVTTGHLGAVIAHLVLPWLFVAVLEAHRSWAWASGASLLFAVVAASAPSLLPVLLVGWLVALLVGWRRAHRRLFIPVPTAVLFLPLILAQAARGNLLAVFADPGAPSATRAPSALQLAIGQPLPDWSGWLPATSGLALVAMVLPIVMAVLALPVAAAAIGAMLGHRWAVAGSALVIALLGFATAFAATHVTVTGVGSTTTIVWPGSGLSVYWLALVVAACIGIDVLPKAAPVTGLVATVLAGVAVAPAFAAFYLGTATIEPTTGRVLSAYVNAEAQANPDVGTLVVVPQDDGSLAVTLERGQGSTLDDQSTLDATALRLSESGARLTTLAGNLASRSGYDPRPALRELGVSFVLIDDAGDDPEAQTVHDRAAGAIGQNALFTSIGETTNGQLFHYEGEVDRTRSGSAATQATHVLYLVVLGVVFGAAALLAVPTAPRRRRATSNVIEAEEPATTFDEERDE
- a CDS encoding WhiB family transcriptional regulator, with translation MIRVNGSEFHAGVPEDWHVDPVALGVPGVRRPETDDEENPLAWQVDSLCAQTDPEAFFPEKGGSTREAKKICTSCEVRAQCLEYALENDERFGIWGGLSERERRKLRKRA
- the galE gene encoding UDP-glucose 4-epimerase GalE, whose translation is MSWLVTGGAGYIGSHVVRALRSAGIDTVAFDDLSSGFRAFVPDDVPFVEGTILDGELVARTLREHEVTGVVHVAGFKYAGVSVERPLHTYEQNVTGMATLLRAMAETGVTKAVFSSSAAVYGTPDVETVVESTPKNPESPYGESKLIGEWLLRDMEVAAGFTTTSLRYFNVVGSGEPDLYDASPHNLFPLVFDALLAGRTPRINGDDYATPDGTCVRDYVHVADLAHSHAVAARKLEAGDPLERAYNLGSGDGVSVRQIMDAMAAGTGIAFEPEIAPRRPGDPARIVATGEAAARDLEWAMRHSLDEMVSSAWEARRSAS